One Helicobacter cetorum MIT 00-7128 DNA window includes the following coding sequences:
- a CDS encoding YggS family pyridoxal phosphate-dependent enzyme, with protein MLDYKQRIDTLISTIEKARIAYSRHHVVKIVAISKNASIEAIQNYYDCSQRAFGENKVQDLKTKMQSLEHLPLEWHMVGSLQENKINTLLSLKPALLHSLDSLKLALSIEKRCEKLGVTLNALLQVNSAYEESKSGVMPEVVLETYAQIKESCKHITLKGLMCMGAHSDDEKKIEKSFVITKKLFDKLENASILSMGMSSDFELAIACGANLLRIGSHLFK; from the coding sequence ATGTTAGATTATAAGCAAAGAATTGACACCCTAATTTCTACAATAGAAAAAGCTCGCATCGCTTATTCAAGACACCATGTCGTAAAAATAGTGGCTATTTCAAAAAACGCTTCCATAGAAGCCATTCAAAATTACTATGATTGCTCTCAAAGGGCTTTTGGAGAAAATAAAGTTCAAGATTTAAAAACTAAAATGCAAAGCTTAGAGCATTTACCCCTTGAATGGCACATGGTAGGCTCTTTACAAGAGAATAAAATTAACACCCTTTTGAGTTTAAAACCAGCCCTTTTACATTCTTTAGACTCTTTAAAACTTGCTTTAAGCATAGAAAAGCGTTGTGAAAAACTAGGCGTTACTTTAAACGCCCTTTTACAAGTTAATAGTGCGTATGAAGAAAGTAAAAGCGGAGTAATGCCAGAAGTTGTGCTTGAAACTTATGCTCAAATTAAAGAGTCTTGCAAGCATATCACATTAAAAGGGCTTATGTGTATGGGAGCTCATAGTGATGATGAAAAGAAAATTGAAAAATCCTTTGTTATTACTAAAAAACTTTTTGACAAACTAGAGAATGCAAGCATTCTTTCAATGGGCATGAGCAGTGATTTTGAATTAGCTATTGCTTGTGGGGCTAATCTTTTAAGGATTGGCTCTCATCTATTTAAATAA
- the thiS gene encoding sulfur carrier protein ThiS: MKVMINGETKELPKDCNVSQALEFLQINPEILMIALNCMGLKRELWDSTLLKENDKLECLQFMGGG; this comes from the coding sequence ATGAAAGTTATGATTAATGGCGAAACTAAAGAATTACCTAAAGATTGCAATGTCTCCCAAGCGCTTGAATTTTTGCAAATCAACCCAGAAATTCTTATGATTGCTTTAAATTGCATGGGTTTAAAAAGGGAGTTATGGGATAGCACCCTTTTAAAAGAAAATGACAAATTAGAATGCTTGCAATTTATGGGTGGTGGGTGA
- a CDS encoding UDP-2,3-diacylglucosamine diphosphatase: protein MNKEYKLQIGAIFISDAHFLPKSSHLIELLKKLLQTKPPQIFFMGDIFHALVGYLPLDSVEKEIIDLINALSKTSQVFYFEGNHDFGMRFILNPSVIVFKRKHQPALFQFNDKRFLLAHGDLFITKAYEFYITQLTSTWARFFLSFLNLMSFKTLYPLFKKLIYKKPIRHWELESAKLQSFIEKRLKAYQNYIAQKGLKGIDGIIEGHFHIKQTTSLCLSHNKYTLFYCPLPSFYNQQSIFKVSLDTLELF, encoded by the coding sequence TTGAATAAAGAATATAAATTGCAAATTGGAGCTATCTTTATCTCTGATGCGCATTTTTTACCTAAAAGCTCTCATTTAATTGAGTTGCTTAAAAAACTTTTACAAACTAAACCCCCACAAATCTTTTTTATGGGTGATATTTTTCATGCGCTTGTGGGCTACTTGCCCTTAGATAGCGTTGAAAAAGAAATTATTGATTTAATCAATGCGTTAAGCAAAACTTCGCAAGTCTTTTATTTTGAAGGCAATCATGACTTTGGCATGCGTTTTATTCTTAATCCTAGTGTTATAGTTTTTAAACGCAAGCACCAACCCGCATTATTTCAATTCAATGACAAACGCTTTTTACTAGCCCATGGGGATTTGTTTATCACCAAAGCGTATGAATTTTATATCACACAGCTTACTTCCACTTGGGCGAGATTTTTTTTAAGTTTTCTAAACTTAATGAGCTTTAAAACCCTATACCCCCTTTTTAAAAAGCTCATCTATAAAAAGCCCATTCGCCATTGGGAGCTAGAGTCAGCCAAATTACAATCTTTTATTGAAAAACGCCTAAAAGCCTATCAAAACTATATCGCACAAAAAGGTCTTAAAGGAATTGATGGCATTATAGAGGGGCATTTTCATATTAAGCAAACAACCTCTTTGTGTCTTTCGCATAATAAATACACGCTTTTTTATTGCCCTTTGCCGTCTTTTTATAATCAACAAAGTATTTTTAAGGTATCATTAGACACTTTAGAACTATTTTAA
- a CDS encoding chemotaxis protein CheV translates to MTNKASSALKLSEIELVDFRIYGIQNNIPYEGIYGINVAKVQEIIPMPTIFEYPTDLDYIIGVFDLRSTIIPLVDLSKWIGITADSSKDEEKTVIITEFNNVKMGFLVHSARRIRRISWKDVEPATFSASNNINKEKITGLTRIENDQTLLILDLESILDDLGLNEVSKDVPEEFPQQSFEGDVLFLDDSKTARKTLKNHLSKLGFNITEAVDGEDGLAKLEKLYEQYGSELRKHLKFIISDVEMPKMDGYHFLFKIQEDARFANIPVIFNSSICDNYSAEKAKEMGASVYLVKFDAEKFLEEISKILDKNV, encoded by the coding sequence ATGACAAACAAAGCATCAAGCGCTTTAAAATTAAGCGAAATAGAATTAGTAGATTTTCGCATTTATGGCATACAAAATAATATCCCCTATGAGGGTATTTATGGGATTAATGTTGCCAAAGTTCAAGAAATTATTCCCATGCCCACCATCTTTGAATACCCTACCGATTTGGACTATATTATTGGTGTATTTGATTTACGCTCTACAATTATTCCGCTTGTGGATTTATCCAAATGGATAGGAATCACTGCTGATTCAAGCAAAGATGAAGAAAAAACCGTTATTATCACTGAATTTAATAATGTCAAAATGGGCTTTTTAGTCCATTCAGCAAGGCGTATTAGACGCATTAGCTGGAAAGATGTAGAACCTGCAACTTTTAGCGCCTCAAATAATATTAATAAAGAAAAAATCACCGGTCTTACACGCATTGAAAACGACCAAACTTTGCTGATTTTAGACTTGGAGAGCATTTTAGATGATTTAGGGCTTAATGAGGTCTCAAAAGATGTTCCCGAGGAGTTTCCACAACAAAGTTTTGAAGGTGATGTTTTATTCTTAGATGATAGTAAAACCGCTAGAAAAACCCTAAAAAACCACTTAAGCAAATTAGGATTTAATATCACAGAGGCTGTAGATGGCGAAGATGGCTTGGCAAAACTAGAAAAACTATACGAGCAATATGGTAGCGAGCTAAGAAAACATTTGAAGTTTATCATCTCTGATGTAGAAATGCCCAAAATGGATGGCTACCACTTCTTGTTTAAAATTCAAGAAGATGCTCGCTTTGCCAATATTCCTGTAATTTTTAATTCTTCAATTTGTGATAATTACAGCGCTGAAAAAGCTAAGGAAATGGGAGCTAGTGTCTATTTAGTCAAATTTGATGCAGAAAAATTCTTAGAAGAAATTTCTAAAATTTTGGATAAGAATGTTTGA